In Hyla sarda isolate aHylSar1 chromosome 9, aHylSar1.hap1, whole genome shotgun sequence, the following proteins share a genomic window:
- the LOC130291445 gene encoding olfactory receptor 1F1-like, which yields METTNSSSVTEFILSTFADLQSYWLWLFVGFLVILIITITGNLAIIVLSLYDSQLHGPMYFFLANLSFIDICLSLVTVPQMLKNFLLDLQRRVILFGGCMAQIFFFLTFANVEDFLLAVMAYDRYMAICHPLHYVIVMKRRLCAQLVAFCWVLSIANAILHTTLTARLSYCKSNYIDHYLCDMVPLFKISCSDTIINQMVIFTEGLIVVASPFLLILVSYVRIISTILKIRSAKGRKKVFSTCSSHLTVVTFYFGTILFMYFRPRSSYSLIKDRVASVMYTILAPMLNPFIYTLRNKDVQRASRKLFARIG from the coding sequence ATGGAAACCACCAATTCTTCATCGGTGACAGAGTTTATACTCTCCACTTTTGCCGATCTCCAAAGTTACTGGCTTTGGCTCTTTGTGGGGTTTTTGGTCATTTTGATCATTACTATAACTGGAAACTTGGCAATCATTGTGTTGAGCCTTTATGACTCTCAACTACATGGCCCaatgtactttttcctggccaaCCTATCATTCATCGACATCTGCCTGTCCTTGGTGACTGTTCCCCAAATGTTGAAGAATTTCTTGTTGGATCTTCAGAGAAGAGTCATATTGTTTGGCGGATGTATGGCCCAAATCTTCTTCTTTTTGACATTTGCCAATGTTGAGGACTTCTTGCTTGCTGTCATGGCTTACGATCGATACATGGCCATTTGTCACCCTCTCCACTATGTGATAGTAATGAAAAGGAGACTGTGTGCTCAGCTTGTTGCCTTTTGCTGGGTACTGTCTATAGCAAATGCCATTCTACATACCACCTTGACAGCGAGGTTGTCGTACTGCAAATCCAATTACATCGACCATTACTTGTGTGACATGGTGCCTCTCTTCAAGATCTCCTGTTCAGACACAATTATTAATCAAATGGTCATCTTCACGGAAGGGTTGATTGTGGTGGCCAGTCCCTTTTTGCTCATTTTGGTCTCCTATGTCCGCATCATTTCTACCATTCTCAAAATTCGCTCTGCCAAAGGAAGGAAAAAAGTTTTCTCCACTTGCTCTTCCCATCTGACTGTGGTGACCTTTTATTTTGGGACAATATTGTTTATGTACTTTCGCCCTAGATCTAGCTACTCTTTGATCAAGGACAGGGTAGCCAGCGTGATGTACACTATTTTAGCCCCCATGTTGAATCCTTTCATCTACACTTTGAGGAATAAGGATGTTCAACGAGCCTCAAGGAAGCTCTTTGCAAGAataggttaa